Proteins found in one Halococcus hamelinensis 100A6 genomic segment:
- the pspAB gene encoding PspA-associated protein PspAB: MGLLDGLRSALGMSAETSATRDADPDDLFGMSTAYLTMEADLGFEPANAAALCFSGVDSTDFADAVEEVEAILDAGEVETGTKARFVDDSHGYQWVVLSDSDFEDLVTSVHFAADTLIERGYGSRLLAALFGFEKGGPVYWVYSFRRGAYYPFAPRSGNERDSTVEFKLESVLDGELTVEPEKEYWYPLWPDSGSHPWE; this comes from the coding sequence ATGGGACTGCTCGACGGACTTCGGTCGGCGCTCGGGATGAGTGCGGAGACGAGCGCGACGCGCGACGCCGACCCCGACGACCTCTTCGGGATGAGCACGGCCTACCTCACGATGGAGGCCGACCTCGGCTTCGAGCCCGCGAACGCGGCGGCGCTCTGCTTTTCGGGCGTCGACAGCACCGACTTCGCCGACGCGGTCGAGGAGGTCGAGGCGATCCTCGACGCCGGCGAGGTCGAGACCGGCACGAAAGCCCGCTTCGTCGACGATTCACACGGCTACCAGTGGGTCGTGCTCTCCGATTCGGACTTCGAGGACCTCGTGACGAGTGTCCACTTCGCCGCCGACACGCTGATCGAACGCGGCTACGGGTCGCGCCTCCTCGCGGCGCTGTTCGGCTTCGAGAAGGGTGGGCCCGTCTACTGGGTCTACTCCTTCCGCCGCGGCGCGTACTACCCGTTCGCCCCGCGCTCGGGCAACGAACGTGATTCGACCGTCGAGTTCAAGCTCGAATCCGTCCTCGACGGCGAACTCACGGTCGAGCCAGAGAAGGAGTACTGGTACCCCCTCTGGCCCGACTCCGGCAGTCATCCCTGGGAGTGA
- the radA gene encoding DNA repair and recombination protein RadA, with protein sequence MAATADLESLPGVGPATADKLVESGFDSYQGIAVASPGELSNTADIGESTAADIINAARDAADIGGFETGANVLERREQIGKLSWQVDEVDDLLGGGVETQSITEVYGEFGAGKSQVTHQLSVNVQLPSEYGGLEGSAIFIDSEDTFRPERIDQMVRGLPEDAIAGAMEAREIEGGPNSEEAMEQLVDSILDKIHVAKAFNSNHQILLAQKAQEIASEQEDTDWPVRLVCIDSLTAHFRAEYVGRGELAQRQQKLNKHLHDIDKVGNLYNAATVVTNQVSSNPDSYFGDPTQPIGGNILGHKSTFRMYLRKSKGTKRIVRLVDAPNLADGEAVMRVEEEGLKPE encoded by the coding sequence ATGGCAGCAACAGCGGATCTCGAGAGCCTCCCCGGTGTGGGTCCCGCGACCGCCGACAAACTCGTCGAATCGGGTTTCGATTCCTATCAGGGCATCGCGGTCGCGAGCCCCGGCGAGCTCTCGAACACCGCCGACATCGGCGAGAGTACGGCGGCCGACATCATCAACGCCGCACGCGACGCCGCCGACATCGGCGGGTTCGAGACCGGCGCGAACGTCCTCGAACGCCGCGAGCAGATCGGCAAGCTCTCCTGGCAGGTCGACGAGGTCGACGACCTCCTCGGCGGCGGCGTCGAGACCCAGTCGATCACCGAGGTCTACGGCGAGTTCGGCGCGGGGAAGTCCCAGGTCACCCACCAGCTCTCGGTCAACGTCCAGCTGCCGAGCGAGTACGGGGGCCTCGAAGGTAGCGCGATCTTCATCGACAGCGAGGACACCTTCCGCCCCGAGCGGATCGACCAGATGGTGCGCGGCCTGCCCGAAGACGCCATCGCCGGTGCGATGGAGGCCCGCGAGATCGAAGGGGGTCCCAACAGCGAGGAAGCGATGGAGCAGCTCGTCGACTCGATCCTCGACAAGATCCACGTCGCGAAGGCGTTCAACTCGAACCACCAGATCCTACTGGCTCAGAAGGCCCAGGAGATCGCGAGCGAACAGGAGGACACCGACTGGCCCGTCCGCCTCGTCTGCATCGACTCGCTGACCGCACACTTCCGCGCGGAGTACGTCGGTCGTGGTGAACTCGCCCAGCGCCAGCAGAAGCTCAACAAACACCTCCACGACATCGACAAGGTGGGGAACCTCTACAACGCCGCCACCGTCGTCACGAACCAGGTCTCCTCGAACCCCGACTCCTACTTCGGCGACCCGACCCAGCCCATCGGGGGGAACATCCTCGGCCACAAGTCCACCTTCCGGATGTACCTCCGGAAATCGAAGGGCACCAAGCGGATCGTCCGCCTCGTCGACGCCCCGAACCTCGCCGACGGCGAGGCCGTGATGCGCGTCGAGGAGGAGGGGCTGAAGCCCGAGTAA
- a CDS encoding NAD(+)/NADH kinase has protein sequence MKVGIVARRGNDRAAALADDTRDRLHESGIEVLVDEATADALGVAGHAVTRMNDADLVVSIGGDGTFLFAARGAGTTPVMGINLGEVGFLNVTAPENALAEIDRAVEQVRETGNPEVRTVPRLRATGENVSLPPALNEVVVATGRGPGRGGEFAVEVDGDSFFESHADGVLVATPAGSTAYSLSEGGPLVHSDVPGLIVTDMCATDPRPPAVVDAGSEVTVRVTDAPDAVVVGDGRTRKPIEPPADLTIHVADEPMRIAGPPLDFFGALDKLD, from the coding sequence ATGAAGGTCGGGATCGTCGCCCGGCGGGGGAACGACCGGGCGGCCGCACTCGCCGACGACACCCGCGACCGACTCCACGAGTCGGGCATCGAGGTGCTGGTCGACGAGGCCACCGCCGACGCGCTCGGGGTCGCGGGCCACGCCGTCACCCGAATGAACGACGCGGACCTCGTGGTCTCGATCGGTGGCGACGGCACCTTCCTCTTCGCCGCCCGTGGCGCGGGCACCACCCCCGTGATGGGCATCAATCTGGGCGAGGTCGGCTTCCTCAACGTCACCGCGCCCGAGAACGCGCTCGCCGAGATCGACCGCGCGGTCGAGCAGGTCCGCGAGACGGGCAACCCCGAGGTCCGAACGGTCCCACGGCTCCGGGCCACCGGTGAAAACGTCTCGCTCCCGCCCGCGCTCAACGAGGTCGTCGTGGCCACCGGACGTGGTCCGGGCCGGGGCGGCGAGTTCGCGGTCGAGGTCGACGGCGACTCCTTCTTCGAGAGCCACGCCGACGGCGTGCTGGTCGCCACCCCGGCCGGGAGCACCGCCTACAGCCTGAGCGAGGGCGGGCCGCTGGTCCATTCGGACGTCCCCGGCCTGATCGTCACCGACATGTGCGCCACCGACCCGCGACCGCCGGCGGTGGTCGACGCCGGCAGCGAGGTCACCGTTCGCGTCACCGACGCACCCGATGCCGTCGTGGTCGGCGACGGCCGGACCCGAAAACCCATCGAGCCGCCCGCCGATCTCACCATCCATGTGGCCGACGAGCCGATGCGGATCGCCGGCCCGCCCCTGGACTTCTTCGGCGCGCTCGACAAGCTCGATTGA